The segment GCCGACCATTCCGACATGCAGGCCTTTCCCCTGAAGGTCTTTTACCACCTCCATCTTTTCTGCGGGAAGCACCCTGGCCCGGTATTCTTCAATACCCGCCTCTGATGCCACTGCCTTTGCAGCCTGTTCACTGTCGCCGGTTATCATAACAACCCTTATATTCATCTCTTTTAATATTCTTACGGCATCAGGTATATTTTCTTTTATCCTGTCCATGAGACCGAGCATACCGAGAAATATTTGGTCATATGCCACATAAACAAGAGACCTGCCATGAGCCTCCAGGTCCCTGGCCTTATCTTCCATATCATCAATTATGACAGAGTGAGAGACCATAAGGCCCTTATTTCCAACCAACAATTTCTTTCCTTTATATTTGCAAATAATACCACTTCCCGGCTCTTCATGAAAATCCTCAATAGTATCCCATATGATCCCTCTTCCCTCCGCCTTTTCTACAATGGATTGCGCAAGAGGATGGTTGGAAAAGGCACACCCTGCTGCTGCAAGGGTAAGGAGTTCCTGTTCAGAAATTTCTTTTTGAGGAACACTGTCAGTCACCACAAAACGCCCTTCAGTAATCGTCCCTGTCTTATCCAGGATGATGGCATTGAGTTGCGCAATGTTTTCAAGAACACTGGCACGTTTAATAAGAATAGAACGGCTGAGACCTATACCACTACCGACCATAATGGCCGTTGGGGTAGCCAACCCCATAGCACATGGGCATGCAATTACCAAAACGGCAATTGCCGTCTTCAGCGCCCATACAAAGTGATGCTCTCCGATTATGGTATAGAAGAAGAAATACCAGCTCGCAAAAGTTACGAGGGAGAATCCCACGACAACCGGTACAAATACATTGGTTACCCTGTCTACAAATCGCTGGATGGGTGGTTTATCCATCTGGGCTTCTTCAACCATATTGATAATCTGCGACAAGACAGTCTCTTCACCAACCTTCAGGGTTCTTACCACCAGGATACCTGTTTTATTTATTGTTGCCCCAACAACCTTATCACCCTTTTGTTTCAAAACCGGCATTGATTCACCTGTTACCATGGATTCGTCAACCGATGAAATGCCCCTTATTACCTCGCCATCTACCGGAATACTTTCACCCGGTCTGACCACCACGATATCACCTTTTTGAACGGTAAACGCATCAACTTCCTTTTCTCTCCCTTCGGGTAATAATAATCGTGCCTTGCCTGTTTGTAATCTCAGCAGTTCCTGTAATACCTGACCCGCCCTTCCCCTCACACGTTCCTCCATATACTTTCCAATGCGAATGAAGGCAATCAGCATTACCGATGTCTCAAAGAACATATGTCCTGTCATTCCAAAGATACCGTAATGTGCCAGGAGGCTATACGTATAAGCAGATAAGACTCCTATCGAGACCAGCACATCCATATTGGCAGACAGGTTTTTTACGGACTTATATGCGCTGACAAAAAAATCCATCCCCGGCCCCAGCATCGTGAGTGTAGCAATAAGCATCATGATGTAAGATACGCGTGCATGCGTCATTCCCGGTAAGGGGATATACATCGGGACCATGATGGCAACGGCAGCCACAATGCTGAAGAGAAGCCAACCTGTCTGAATAAATCTTTTTGCAGTCTGGTCTAACTGAAACCGTTCTTTTGCCGTGTAGCCAATTTCCTTAATATGCTTAAAAATGCGGGTTTTGCTGATCGCACCGGTATCATAGGTTACTATCCCTGTATTCGTGGAAAAGTTGACACGCACTGACTTCAGACCATTCACTTCTTTCAGTCTTCGTTCTATCGTCGTCGCACAATTGACGCAGTGCATGCCGGCTATATTAAATTTTATGGTCTGTTCTCCCATCTTTCGGTTTTTGGCTTCCGGATAGTATGATGTATTCGTGGTTAAAATTATTTTGCAGAAAGTATACTATTTATTTCTGAAGGCATTGCGCCTTCTCACACACTGCAAATTCAGGATTTCAGCTCACGCTTGTTGCCTCGTCCTGAATCCTCCTCAGTGAAGGGATAGTGCGGTCCCCTGCTGAAGAGGATCAAGGGAGGCCTGGCCAATGTAATGAATGTATTTTCCAGGCTGCTTGAATTCACGATTCAATCAGCATAGATCGTTACAAACTCAGGTTGTATAATACTACTGAGGATATCACAACGGGAAATTAACCCTACGAGGTTATCATTTCTTACGACAGGAACACGGATGATATTGTGCCTTACCATAATCTCTATAACATCATCAACGGGGGTTTCTTCGGATACTGTGACCGGGTCCTTTGACATGATATCTTCTGCGGTTACCTGTTCCAGCGTTTTCCCCTCTTTTATCGCCTTTAAGAGATCAAACTCGCTTACCACACCAATAACCTTTCCTTCATCATCCACAACAGGTAGTCCGCTGTACATACCTGATAATAACTTTACTGCGAGGTCCCTGCCTATGGTTTTCTTTCTCGCTGCGGTAACGATCCGGTTCATAACATCTTTCGCTAATTTAGCCGTCATGTTTCTAGCCCTCCTTTAAAGAGATGTATCTGGTCTATATTACGATTTGTACACACCATTATAAATCTGATGCGAATCCCAATTCCATAATGAAGGTTTCACAGGGACAACTCTATCGTTTTTACCCATTCCCCAGGAACAAGCCTGCGAACATGGGGAGTGGCAGTCATGAAAAGCACCTGATTCCGGGTATACCCGGCATGACAGACAATATGGAGCAGGATAATTTCATTATACGTTCAATCCGTTGTTTGTCAAACAATAAGAAACGAGAAATCGCTTGATAACCATCAGGCAAACTGATAACATTTGGAAGAATTATTAAAGAAGCCAGCCATAGCGGAGAAACATTTACGTACCTTAAGTCTCATATCCGGTAAATGCTTTACTTACAAGAGGTTATTCAGAAATATTTTTAAAAGGGGTTTATACTTGAAACCTGTTATTGTATCTACAACAATCCTGGCGGTGAGAAGAGACGGGCATGTTGCAATCGGTGGTGACGGGCAGGTAACGATGAATGCGGCAATCGTAAAGCAGGAGGCAAAAAAGATCCGCAGGCTTTACCATGATAAAGTTATTGTGGGTTTTGCAGGCTCTGCGGCAGACGCTTTTGCCCTTATGGAAAGGTTCGATGCAAAACTCGAACAGTATCAGGGCAATGTCCTGCGCAGCGCCCACGAACTTGCCAGAGAATGGCGTACAGACAAGGTGCTCAGGAGGTTGGAATCGCTCCTTATTGTCGTTGACAAGCACTACTCTTTTTTGATCTCCGGCAGCGGTGATGTGATTGAACCTGATGATGGCATCATTGGCATCGGCTCCGGGGGTTCTTATGCAATTGCGGCGGCAAGGGCATTCATGAAACATTCCGTACTCACTGCAAGGGAGATTGTTGAAGAAGCGCTCAATATTGCTGCGGATATTTGTGTATACACGAACAAGCATATCAAGGTAGAGGAGATCAGGTAAGTGGATAATCTAACACCCCGTAAGATTGTAGAAGAACTTGATAAATACATTATCGGTCAAAAGAATGCGAAACGCGCTGTATCAATTGCTATTCGTAACCGGTGGCGCAGGCAGCAGCTTTCTGATGAGTTGCGGGAAGAAGTCCTGCCGAAGAATATTATTATGATTGGCCCGACAGGTGTGGGGAAAACAGAAATTGCAAGACGTATGGCTGCCCTCGTTAAGGCACCGTTTCTCAAAGTAGAGGCATCGAAGTATACGGAGGTTGGCTATCACGGCCGTGACGTAGAATCCATGATACGCGATGTTACGGAAATCGGAGTTACTATGGTAAAAGGCGAACTAATCCAGAGTGTTCAGGAAAAAGCAGAAAAGATGGCGGAGGAAAGGCTTCTGGATTTACTACTGCCACCTACACCGAAAAGCACGGAACCAGCTCCTGCTGATGCAGAAGAACAGCGATTAAGCACCCGTGAGAAATTCCGGAAAAAATTGCATAGCGGAGAACTGGCAAACCGTACCGTAGAACTAACGGTTCATGAAAAACCTTTTGTACTCCAGGGCTTTGTGGCAGGAATCGAGGAAGTGGGCATGGATTTCCAGAATATACTTGAGAAGATGGTTCCTCCGCGTGCGCAGATGCGAAAGGCCTCTGTGGCAGAGGCAAAACGGATTCTGACTCAGGAAGAAGCTGAAAAGCTTATTGATAAGGAAAAGGTTATGCAGGAAGCGATCAGGAGGACCGAACTGTTCGGAATTATTTTTATTGACGAGATAGACAAAATTGCAGGACGTGAAACTGCCCGGGGGCCGGACGTCTCCAGGGAAGGGGTACAAAGAGACCTTCTCCCCATAGTTGATGGCACAACGGTAAATACCCGGTATGGGATGGTCAGGACTGACCGTATTCTGTTTATTGCTGCCGGTGCATTCCATGTATCGAAACCTTCAGACCTGATACCTGAACTCCAGGGGCGTTTCCCGATACGTGTGGAACTGGAAGACCTCGGGAAGGAAGAATTCTTACGTATCCTGACCGAGCCGAAAAATGCGCTGATAAAGCAATATAAGGCGCTGCTTGAGACAGAAGGGATAACGGTAAGGTTTGAAAATGATGCGGTAGAAGCTATTGCAGATATTGCCGTACAGGTAAACAAAAGAACTCAGAATATCGGCGCACGAAGACTGCATACCGTAATGGAAAGGCTTGTGGAAGACATATCATTTGATGCACCTGACATGAAAGGCTCGGAAGTAATTATCGATGCAAAGTATGTGCATGATAAATTACAGGCTATTGCAAAAGATGAAGATTTAAGCCGGTATATTTTGTAGATGGATTTAAGACCACGGATTACCTGGCGCGGCCTTTGGCCGCAACCAAATCCGAAATACGAAACAGTTTCAAATGCGTTCTTTGCACCTTTGCGGTGAACTATTACGATTTATTTTTTGTTTTCTAATCCCGAAGGGATGTCATGATTATAGCAAAAGTCATACAAAAGATTTCTAACCCCGAAGGGGTGACATAGGAAATCCACGATCATCTTGCCATCATGCCACCCCTTCGGGGTTGTTGGTTTTTGTTTGTTCATTTACTATAATCATGTCAGCCCTTCGGGCTTGGCGCAACCAAAAAGATGAAATTTGATCAATAAAGCGGCATGAAAAACACGCACAAAAAACAAGAAATTGATGGATTGTAGTACGCATGTAGGGGCGAAAAATCTTTCGTCCTTACTTGGTTAAAAACATGAAGCCGGTTATTGGTATTAATTGTGATTACGAAGAAAAGGGAAGACATCCCTGTTCTTTTTTGTACAGAGATTATAGTGACGCCATTATTAAGGCCGGCGGCATCCCAATATTGCTGCCTCTTATAAAAGAAAAAAACAACGCCCTTCGCCTTCTGAAAATGGTTGGCGGCCTGCTCCTCACCGGAGGAAATGATGTCTCACCCGAACGCTATGGTGAAAAAAAACACGAAAAAGGCAGTTGTGTTCACCCTGATAAGGATATCTCTGATTTCACCCTGGTACAGGTGGCCATAGAGACAAAGAAACCCATCCTTGCCATATGCTATGGCACTCAGCTCATAAACGTCACCCTGGGAGGATCTCTGATACAGGATATCCCCTCAGAAGTACCATCTTCAATTATTCATAAAGATCTTGAAAATGTGCATTCTACCCATTCTGTAAAAATAAAAAAGGATTCCCTTTTGTACAGGATCACGGGAACAGATTGCCTCTATACAAACAGTATTCATCATCAGGCTATTAAGGTACTGGGAAAGGGGCTAAAAGACACTGCCCGTTCTGCTGACGGTATTATAGAGGCCATTGAATGGGATGATTATCCATTTTTACTGGGTGTCCAATGGCATCCTGAACGCATGGCTTCTCATCCACACCATTCATCTCTGTTTGATGCCCTTATTGCAGCTACAGGCTGAACCCCGGAAGTGGTATACCCGCCATACTTTTTTATCTGCATGCCCTGCAAATGCCATAAAAAGAGATCTGGAATCCGGAAACGGCATAATCGTTTTTGATTGATTCGGGTAATTTGATATGCGATGAGTAATCGGCATAAATATCGTGTATTTTTTTACAGGAAGAGCAGATGACGTGGTGATGAATGTTCATGTTAGGGTCGTAATGCTTGCGGTCTTCATCAATAATAAGCTCTCTTACTTCCCCAAGATCTCTTAAGGTTTCCAACGTCTTATAGATCGTGGTAAACGATACGGTAGGATATACTTTTTTTACACGGTTAAAGACCTCTTCAGCAGACGGATGAGAGGTATTATTCTCAAGGACATTGAAGATCAGTAACCGCTGAGGCGTAATCTTCATACCGTTATTTCTCAATACTTTGGTTAGTTTCTCTACAGATTCCATAGGTTATTTATCAATGTATGTAAAAAAGAATGATTGTTAACTAATATTAAATATAATTTAAACATTTATGGTTTGTCAACAGAAAATCAATCGTCAGCTCAATAGTAAAAATTTGACTTTGAACGGAAAACCTTAAAATTGTAATTCCTTTCACGTAAAATCATTCTTTTATGTTACCGGTAAATATATAATCATTCCCTGCTACTCCTATATGGCAGTTAATACATATATCAACTTTGCCTTCCAAACGTGCTTCCCCATCTGGCTTGTATTTTATCCAGTACCAGTCGTGCCCTGCAGGATTAAACCCTTTTGCTTTATACATTACGGTGATTAAAAACAGCTCCTTGTTATCGGTGTAGTTTTCTTTAATCAGTAGTGCACCGTCAGGAAATACGCCTCTTTTGTTTACAACCGTATCAAAGGCAATATCATTAATGTACAATTTAAGAATATTACCAGGCGGCATGGTGCTTTCATAGAAACCCTCTTTACCCGGCCACTGCGGATAATTATCCCTGTAAGGATTCTCTTCAGTAATATATCGCCACAGCAATTGTGCATTGACACTGTCCTTGTTGCCAAACATTTCTCCCGATACCTTACCACCATACGGAATCAGCAGGGCACAAAACATACACAGTGCAGTAACTGTCCTGTACGTTAAAAGATAGCTGATCATTTTGAATGCCTGCCCTGGCTTATCTCTTATGGCAACTGCACCGGCATTCCTCATCCGGCTTCGAAGGATAATGCCCGCACTTTTTACACCTTTGCTCCTCAGCGAGTACGGAATGAACAAAAGTAGCAGGGACAATACCCGTACTAAATAATAACATTCCCATCACAGCAAGATTATACAAAACCTTTTTTAACATTTTCATTCCTCCTTACAATCGGACAAAAAATTGTTTCTCCGGTTCGGAGCCATTATTCCTTCATCTCTTCCGGGGTGACCTCTCCAGTTGCTTCTTTATGTGCAACCTCTTCCGGGCACTCTTTTAAGTCTATGCCGGAATGTACTTCTTCAGGAATAATACGGGCAACAGAGACAAGCTTATCACCGGCTTCCACAGAAAAAAGCTTTACCCCTTGTGTATTTCTTCCAATACTTCTGATGGTATTCACAGGAGTACGGATAACCATACCTTTTGCTGTTATCATAATTAAATCATCTTCGTCCCGAACGTCAAGCAAAGCAACAACCTTTCCGTTTCTTTCAGTAGTCTTTATATTAATGACACCCTGCCCTCCGCGGCGATAGGCAGGATACTCTCCGAAATCCGTACGTTTGCCAAACCCGTGTTCACAAACTGTCAGCAAAGATGCATTCTCATCAACAACAACCATACCCCGGACCTTATCCCCTTCCTTCAGGGTAATTCCCTTTACCCCATGGGTTACACGTCCCATTGTTCTGACGTCTTTCTCGGAGAACCGTATTGCCTTTCCCTGTTCGGTACCCAAAATAACATCCTGTTTGCCATTGGTTAATTTAACGCCAATCAATTTATCTCCCTCATCTAAATTTATGGCAATAATTCCCCCTTTTTTGGGTTTTCCATAGGCACACAGCGGTGTCTTTTTAATAATTCCATTACTGGTTGCCATAACCAATTGCCGTTCATCGAAGTTCCTTACCGGGATGAGCGAGCTTACGTTTTCGTCTTCCTTTAATTCCAACAGATTAATAATCGCCCGACCTTTTGCCGTTCGCCCCATTTCCGGAATGTCATACACCTTTTGCCAGTAAACCCGTCCCTGATCAGTGAAAAAGAGGATGTAATCATGAGTCAGCGCCACGAACAAGTGTTCAATAAAGTCTCCTTCTTTCATCTCTGCGCCAGTAACACCTTTCCCACCGCGGTGTTGTTTCCGGTAAGAAGTAAGGGGCAAACGCTTAATATATCCTTCGTGGGTAATAATAACCACTACATTTTCTTCAGCAATAAGATCTTCCAGATCTAACTCAGTAACAGCACTCACAATTTCCGTACGGCGTTTGTCACCGAAACGATCTTTAATCTCACTGATATCTTTTTTAATAATATCCAGCACCAGCTTTTCACTTGCCAGAATGGCCTGAAATTCCTTTATGTCTGCACATAATTTTTTATATTCTTCCTCAATCTTTTCCTGTTCGAGTCCCGTCAGCCGCTGGAGTC is part of the Candidatus Jettenia sp. AMX2 genome and harbors:
- a CDS encoding cytochrome P460 family protein; its protein translation is MISYLLTYRTVTALCMFCALLIPYGGKVSGEMFGNKDSVNAQLLWRYITEENPYRDNYPQWPGKEGFYESTMPPGNILKLYINDIAFDTVVNKRGVFPDGALLIKENYTDNKELFLITVMYKAKGFNPAGHDWYWIKYKPDGEARLEGKVDICINCHIGVAGNDYIFTGNIKE
- a CDS encoding CBS domain-containing protein — translated: MTAKLAKDVMNRIVTAARKKTIGRDLAVKLLSGMYSGLPVVDDEGKVIGVVSEFDLLKAIKEGKTLEQVTAEDIMSKDPVTVSEETPVDDVIEIMVRHNIIRVPVVRNDNLVGLISRCDILSSIIQPEFVTIYAD
- a CDS encoding gamma-glutamyl-gamma-aminobutyrate hydrolase family protein, with the translated sequence MKPVIGINCDYEEKGRHPCSFLYRDYSDAIIKAGGIPILLPLIKEKNNALRLLKMVGGLLLTGGNDVSPERYGEKKHEKGSCVHPDKDISDFTLVQVAIETKKPILAICYGTQLINVTLGGSLIQDIPSEVPSSIIHKDLENVHSTHSVKIKKDSLLYRITGTDCLYTNSIHHQAIKVLGKGLKDTARSADGIIEAIEWDDYPFLLGVQWHPERMASHPHHSSLFDALIAATG
- the hslV gene encoding ATP-dependent protease subunit HslV, with protein sequence MKPVIVSTTILAVRRDGHVAIGGDGQVTMNAAIVKQEAKKIRRLYHDKVIVGFAGSAADAFALMERFDAKLEQYQGNVLRSAHELAREWRTDKVLRRLESLLIVVDKHYSFLISGSGDVIEPDDGIIGIGSGGSYAIAAARAFMKHSVLTAREIVEEALNIAADICVYTNKHIKVEEIR
- the hslU gene encoding ATP-dependent protease ATPase subunit HslU, with protein sequence MDNLTPRKIVEELDKYIIGQKNAKRAVSIAIRNRWRRQQLSDELREEVLPKNIIMIGPTGVGKTEIARRMAALVKAPFLKVEASKYTEVGYHGRDVESMIRDVTEIGVTMVKGELIQSVQEKAEKMAEERLLDLLLPPTPKSTEPAPADAEEQRLSTREKFRKKLHSGELANRTVELTVHEKPFVLQGFVAGIEEVGMDFQNILEKMVPPRAQMRKASVAEAKRILTQEEAEKLIDKEKVMQEAIRRTELFGIIFIDEIDKIAGRETARGPDVSREGVQRDLLPIVDGTTVNTRYGMVRTDRILFIAAGAFHVSKPSDLIPELQGRFPIRVELEDLGKEEFLRILTEPKNALIKQYKALLETEGITVRFENDAVEAIADIAVQVNKRTQNIGARRLHTVMERLVEDISFDAPDMKGSEVIIDAKYVHDKLQAIAKDEDLSRYIL
- a CDS encoding heavy metal translocating P-type ATPase codes for the protein MGEQTIKFNIAGMHCVNCATTIERRLKEVNGLKSVRVNFSTNTGIVTYDTGAISKTRIFKHIKEIGYTAKERFQLDQTAKRFIQTGWLLFSIVAAVAIMVPMYIPLPGMTHARVSYIMMLIATLTMLGPGMDFFVSAYKSVKNLSANMDVLVSIGVLSAYTYSLLAHYGIFGMTGHMFFETSVMLIAFIRIGKYMEERVRGRAGQVLQELLRLQTGKARLLLPEGREKEVDAFTVQKGDIVVVRPGESIPVDGEVIRGISSVDESMVTGESMPVLKQKGDKVVGATINKTGILVVRTLKVGEETVLSQIINMVEEAQMDKPPIQRFVDRVTNVFVPVVVGFSLVTFASWYFFFYTIIGEHHFVWALKTAIAVLVIACPCAMGLATPTAIMVGSGIGLSRSILIKRASVLENIAQLNAIILDKTGTITEGRFVVTDSVPQKEISEQELLTLAAAGCAFSNHPLAQSIVEKAEGRGIIWDTIEDFHEEPGSGIICKYKGKKLLVGNKGLMVSHSVIIDDMEDKARDLEAHGRSLVYVAYDQIFLGMLGLMDRIKENIPDAVRILKEMNIRVVMITGDSEQAAKAVASEAGIEEYRARVLPAEKMEVVKDLQGKGLHVGMVGDGINDAPALAQADVGIAIGAGTDVAKETGDIVLIRNDIMDVVRAIQLGRRTLSKVKQNLFWAFIYNIVGIPVAAGILYPFFGISLKPEYAGLAMAFSSVSVVTNSLLLKRTHLSFG
- a CDS encoding transcriptional repressor, which codes for MESVEKLTKVLRNNGMKITPQRLLIFNVLENNTSHPSAEEVFNRVKKVYPTVSFTTIYKTLETLRDLGEVRELIIDEDRKHYDPNMNIHHHVICSSCKKIHDIYADYSSHIKLPESIKNDYAVSGFQISFYGICRACR